GGCAGGGGCCCTGCCTTTAGATTCACGTTTCTTACTCAACAAACTACCTGGCAAGTGGCTGAGGGTGCCATAAAAGGTCCAGAACTTACTTGAGTTTCAGCTCCCTTGTGAGCTCATTCTGAGTCTGTTCCAGCTCCTGACGCTCCTTGATGTGCTCTTCTTGGAGGTCATGGATCTCCGCCTTCACTGCCTGAAGCTTGGAGAAGAGCTGGAACCGAGGGGAAAGGCAGGTGAGGAGGAGAGCCCTCCAGACAACAGagctcttcccttcctccaagTCTCAAGACACCTCTGCCTGGCCTCATTCCTTTATACCTTCTTGAGTTTTTTGGTCTTGATGTCCACCTCTTGCTGCAATGAGCTGTACGTCTCTTTCAGTTCCAAGGTCTCCTCATCTCTGCTTTCCATCTGTTGCTGGATTTCTCTTTCTCGACGTTTCTGGGCAACATCACAAAATTCATCAGCTTGCCTACAGACTATGTCTAAACAAGAGTACAGGGCTGGGGCTCCAGATCGGAGTCTCCCACTGGGAAGGGGTTGAACACCCCATTTTCATTCCCTCTGAAGAATCTAATAAAAGAGATATTTACTCTGTAGCATTGGTGTGCCTTGTCCCACGCCCTTCTCCTCAAAAGGGAATGAAAAGTTACCTGCTCTGCAATTTCCTGCCGTTTCTGCTCCAGGATTTTCTGTTGTTCATTTGTATGATCTactatattttttcctccaaCAAGCAGCTTACTCTCCATGGCCTGAGTGAGAAAAGAGTAGAATCCATCTCGTGAATGATCTCCCTCAGGACATAGctcctcagagggaagcctgtaAAACATCCTGAGCTCAGGACTGAGCCAAAGGGGTGAACTCTGGGGGAAGACAGATTGGGCACAGCAGTGTCCTTACCATCACCGAGGTGGGGCTGAGGTGGCTCCGCTGGGGCTTTACCTCAGAAACACTAAAGATACAGCTCCCTCAGGACTACAGGAATTccagctttcttaaaaaaaatttggggaGGTTTGTATGGACAAAGTGTTGACCCTACTTAAAACATATTGAGTTCCTCCTATGTGCTGGGTGCTAGAGAGGCAACAGAATATGAATCACAAGGCTGAAGACTCCACTGAGGGCCACGGATAAGCAAGCAGGCTCTCGTGCTATGCAGGCAGACACAAGCAtgaggagaagacagagaagggcccctgggtggctcagtcgttaagcgtctgccttcggctcaggtcatggccccagggtcctgggattgagcctcacgttgggctccctgctcagtggggagcctgcttctccctctccctgttccctctcgctgcgtctctctctgtcaaataaataagtaaaatcttcaaaaaagcaaagaaaagacagAGTGATAATAGGAGAGGCATATAGGAGGGAGAGAACTCAGGCTTTTGGAGGGAATCAAGGAAAGCTTCCTGTCTTGAGAGTGCTGAAGTAAAAATAGGAATtagctaaggaagaaaaaaaatcgaTGTAgcggtgcttggctggctcaatcggttaagcattcaactcatgatgtcggctcaggtcatgatctcagggtcgtgagactgagccctgcatcgggctcagtgctgagtgtggaatctacttgagattttctctctccttcctctctgctcctccccctgcttgcataagcaacccccaataaataaataaataaataaataaaatcttcaggaaagaaaaacaaaacatggtgtGTGAGAGGGTAGGGTAGGAAGTGATGATACACAAAGTTGGTAAAGCAATCAGGGCTCAGTTCAAAAACATCAAAGCCCTGTTAAGGGAAACTAAAGTTGATTTGAGACACTCAGGAAACACATTGACCGTTCTTTGAGTATAAGGGTACACAGATTTGTGTTTTACACAGTCAGTTTTGGTTTTTAGAGACATTTTCCCCCCACCACAGGAAAGATGACTGGAAAAGGACAGGCCGGGTGGAGGCGGACCGGTCAGGAGGTTATTTTGAGGATCCAGGCCTGGGCTAGGGCAGTAATGGCGGGAGAGAGCAAAGTGGATGGGTCCAAGAGAGCCAATCCGATGACGCAGGATTCAGAGGCCTGGGGACTGACTGGGCcataagaaagagggaaggacagCTCGCAGGTATAACTCCTAGGGGTCTGGCTTGACtgaggaaaggcaggcagaaacaggTTCTGGGTGGCCATGGCCATCTCTGGAAATGTCCAGTGGGCAGAGACTACCAGGATCGAAAGTTAGAAGACAGCTCTGGGCTTGCTATGTAGACGGGCCACCTTGAGCAAATATTTAGATGGTGGGTAAAGCCATGGGAACAGTTTGTACCCAAAAAGCAGAGAAACCAAAACCTCCAtgaccttgtctttttttttttttttttttaattatttatttgacagatggagatcacaagtaggcagacaggaaggcagagagagagagaggaggaagcaggctccctgctgagcagagagcctgatgcgggactcaatcccaggacactgggatcatgacctgagccgaaggcagaggttttaacccactgagccacccaggcaccccaatgaccTTGCTTTTAAGAAACTTACAAACATCTTTCAGGGAACCCCTAGGcccatttcctcttctctcaAAATGAAGTGGTTGCACTGGATTACTAGCCCCCACACGCACACATTCCTTCTAGctttataatactttttttttttttaagattttatttatttatttgacagagatcacaagaggcagagaggcaggcaaagagagagaggcagaagcaggctccctgctgagcagagagcccgatgtggggctggatcccaggaccctgggatcatgacctgagccgaaggcagaggctttaacccactgagccacccaggcgcccctagctctACAATACTTTTGTCCTATGATTTTATAGCATCCAGAGATTCTGAGACAGAAGTAATATCATTCTCCAATAAAATCAAGTCTAAGAGATTCAGTGACCTTGAGGTAATATTGAGTCTTGCCACACCTGGCTTCTGAGAGTTGCCCAAATAACCCAGGTTGTTTAGAGAGTCTAGGTGTTCTTAGGCTTGAATAACAGATGTGATCCTAGAAACCAGCATGCACATCAAACACGGGCACTCCCCGTTATATGTCAAGTGCAGGAATGAGGAGGGATGAAGTGGCGTCTGACGTTGAATCCCAGACTAAGCCCCTCCCTGGAACAAAGTGACGCCCTAACTGTGTTGTATTGGACTCCATTTTCACATCAGGTCTTGAAAGCTCTGGAAAGGACCCCTGCCTCTGAAGTAAAAGAGAACGCAGCTCTGTGAAAGGGCCACAGATGAAGCCACAGATAAAGCCACAGCTTCAtacagtgggggcaggggaggtgagAAAAAAGAGATCActggtcattttaaaattaataaacaaggATACATCTGTGAGGCGAAGTCAGAGTTTTCATAAATTCATTAAGAAAGAACCCAACACCTCAGAGCTGTTCTAGCTTATAGGCAGGCAGCGGTCATCCTCAGATTTCCAGGGCTGGCTCTGTCCTCTCCTCTGCCAGTAAAGGCCAGTGGGAGCCCAGAGTCTGGGCGCCTGATGGAATGGTACACTGGcaccagaaagaaaagacacaggAGTCTCCACGCTCTAGAATGCTAGTCAGCCACTGACTCACAGAGCTTGGAGTCAGTTGAGGGAGGGGGCTGACTACAAGGGAGCATTTGTGGGGCGAGGGAACTGTTCTGTATCTTCTATGGTTGGGGGCGCTgcatattaaaaccacaaagaggGGCACCCATGTGGCGCAGTCAGgtaagctcaggtcttgatctcagctcaggtcttgatctcagggctatgagttcaagccccaagttgggctaaaccaaaaaacaaaaaaccccacaacgaGATACCATTTTATAGAGAATTAAAGCAGATAGTCAtacaaggatggaactagagggtattatgctaagcaaaataaatcagtcagagaaaggcaattatcatacaatctgatatgaggaatttgagaggcagggcagaggaggtagggagggaaaaaatgaaacaagatgggatcaggaggaagacacaccataaaagactcttactctgacgaaacaaactgagggttgttgaggGGTGAGAGAGGAAGcatagggtgtctgggtgatggacactagggagggtttgtgttatggtgagtgctgtgaagtatgtaagcctgatgattcacagacctgtatccctgaggcaaataatacattatatgtcaataagaaaaaaaaagcagatagtCATAAACACTGGTAAGGATGAGGAGCAACCAGAGTTCATACTGTGTTGGTAGAAGCTTCGCTTCACGTGGCCACCACTGAGATAACTTGTGATTATCTAGCAAAATTACAGCTGTACAAACCCGAGGACCTAATGGTGCCAGGTAAGAAATTCTTGCTCATATGTGTTCTCCTGGaaccaaatacaaaaacattcatagcaaaaaatggaaacaacccactATCAGGAGAATGGAATACACACGCTTCTCAGAGCAGTAATAATGAATGAATCACAGCTACAAGTGTCAATCTGGACAAATCTTATTACGTAAGGTTGGGCAAGTAAAAGCAAACTGCAGGAGtgggatttcatttatataaaggtACAAAATTGTGTGGAACTCTCCTTTTTTTTAGAGACATATACCTATATgagaaaaccataaagaaaagtcAGGAAACACCAAATTCAAAACAAGGGCTAGCTCTGGGGGAGAGGGACACAAAGCTTGTGAAGATAGGGATTCAGTTCTGTCACACGGgctgtggggcccctgggtgtcaGTTTTATTGCTGCTTTTTATACCTTGCACATAGGTAATAATTATTCTTCTGATGAGTTCGACATAAACTTGAAGAAATGGTTTTTacttctcttcaacaaatgtttactagACACTGGATCCCACCGAgctgttgggaatgtaaaacTGAAAGGGACGTCACCTGTCATACCATTTTTTGGATAAAACGGGAAGCCCTGAGAGAACAGAGGGGCTGAGGAAGGCTGTAGTACCTTGATTTTGGCGCCCAGCATCTCAGCTGCATCCTTCTCCCGCCGCAGGTCCTccatcttcttctccttctccttcagcaACCTCATCTTCTCCTCTGCAACCAAGCTGTGGTCCTCTACAATGGCCCGCTTCTCAATCTCCAGTTTTTCTTGCTGTTCCCGCCAGTAATCATCCTTATCatccccttcctcctcaccctcttctccctcctcctcctcctcctccccgcccccaccactgccaccaccttcCCTCCGCTTCTCCCGCCTCTTCCTCCTGCCAATGGACCGTTTTTCCAGCTGGGCCTTGAGCCGAGCAATTTCTTCCTGGAATTCGCGAAGGAGGGCATCTTTAGGGTCCTCGTTGACCCTTGGCTTGTTCTTAATGTTTTTGGCACGGTTGGCATATCTGAGAGTGGTCAGAGTCTCTTCTACATTGTACGAGGCAGGTCCCACGTTGGCTACCATCACAGTTTTAGCATTGCCACCGAGAGAATCTTGGAGGAGCCTGGTCAGCTTTGAGTCCCGATATGGAATGTGAGTGCTTTTGCCGTCCACTAGGGCAGAGATGACGTTACCTAAGGCTGAAAGGGACAGGTTGATCTTGGTGGCCTCCTTCAGTCTTTCTCCTTGTGCGCCGGTCTTGGCTTGCCGTTCGCTGCCAGCGAGATCCACAAGGTTCAGTTTTCCTACGCGGATATGGTTTTCTCCATCAAGGCCCACCTCACTGCATTCAATGGTGATTACAAAAATCGCATGAGAGCGTGAGCTGTGCTCGTTCATGTTGGTAGCACCGACAGAGCGGTTCTGGTTCCCCACATTCATCACATGCTCGATTTCCTTCACGCTCTTGGTGACAAAGGAAGACAGGTCTTTCACATACACGCCAGTGTCA
This genomic interval from Mustela lutreola isolate mMusLut2 chromosome 9, mMusLut2.pri, whole genome shotgun sequence contains the following:
- the KIF3B gene encoding kinesin-like protein KIF3B — protein: MSKFKSSESVRVVVRCRPMNGKEKAASYDKVVDVDVKLGQVSVKNPKGVAHEMPKTFTFDAVYDWNAKQFELYDETFRPLVDSVLQGFNGTIFAYGQTGTGKTYTMEGVRGDPEKRGVIPNSFDHIFTHISRSQNQQYLVRASYLEIYQEEIRDLLSKDQTKRLELKERPDTGVYVKDLSSFVTKSVKEIEHVMNVGNQNRSVGATNMNEHSSRSHAIFVITIECSEVGLDGENHIRVGKLNLVDLAGSERQAKTGAQGERLKEATKINLSLSALGNVISALVDGKSTHIPYRDSKLTRLLQDSLGGNAKTVMVANVGPASYNVEETLTTLRYANRAKNIKNKPRVNEDPKDALLREFQEEIARLKAQLEKRSIGRRKRREKRREGGGSGGGGEEEEEEGEEGEEEGDDKDDYWREQQEKLEIEKRAIVEDHSLVAEEKMRLLKEKEKKMEDLRREKDAAEMLGAKIKAMESKLLVGGKNIVDHTNEQQKILEQKRQEIAEQKRREREIQQQMESRDEETLELKETYSSLQQEVDIKTKKLKKLFSKLQAVKAEIHDLQEEHIKERQELEQTQNELTRELKLKHLIIENFIPLEEKSKIMNRSFFDEEEDHWKLHPITRLENQQMMKRPVSAVGYKRPLSQHARMSMMIRPEARYRAENIVLLELDMPSRTTRDYEGPAIAPKVQAALDAALQDEDEIQVDASSFESTTNKKSKARPKSGRKSGSSSSSSGTPASQLYPQSRGLVPK